In a single window of the Nymphalis io chromosome 20, ilAglIoxx1.1, whole genome shotgun sequence genome:
- the LOC126776333 gene encoding transketolase has translation MKGDKNVDIQNLKDMANRLRIDSIVATNASKSGHPTSCASMAEIMSVLFFHTMKYKISAPRDPSSDRFILSKGHAAPILYAAWAEAGLFPLEDLKNLRKIDSDLEGHPTPRLNFIDVGTGSLGQGLAVAAGMAYVGKYFDQTSYRVYCLVGDGEAAEGSVWEALHFASHYKLDNLVVIFDVNRLGQSEPTSLQHQMDVYDARLKAFGLHSLVVDGHDVSELIKAFDEAATISGKPTAIVAKTFKGKGFPGIEDKDNWHGKALGAEGEKIIKHLQAQIKNPGWKPQVSAPQCEAPRVHVRDITLSAPPAYERGARVATRLAYGNALRKIADTNLRVIALDGDTKNSTFSDKLRNAYPERYVECFIAEQTLVGVATGAACRSRAVVFASTFAAFFTRTFDQIRMGAISQSNINLVGSHCGVSIGEDGPSQMGLEDLAMFRAVPTATIFYPSDAVSTERAVELAANTSGICYIRTSRPETDILYTAGTTFKVGEAKVVRESPADKVLLVGAGVTLHEALAAADLLQKEGIAARVLDPFTIKPLDEEAIRKHTKAVGGRIVVVEDHYQAGGLGEAVLSALSEARAALRHLCVRAVPRSGAPAQLLHAHGLSAPHVADAARLLLQH, from the exons atgaaaggcGACAAAAATGTCGACATTCAAAACCTTAAGGATATGGCTAACAGGCTAAGGATCGACAGCATCGTTGCAACAAATGCTTCAAAATCCGG TCACCCCACATCATGCGCGTCAATGGCAGAGATCATGTCGGTGCTGTTCTTCCACACAATGAAATACAAGATATCAGCACCTCGTGATCCCTCCTCAGACAGATTTATACTTTCCAAA GGACATGCAGCTCCGATTCTATATGCAGCGTGGGCTGAAGCAGGTCTCTTCCCCCTTGAAGATTTGAAGAACCTTCGTAAAATCGACTCTGATTTAGAAGGTCATCCCACACCAAGACTGAACTTTATCGATGTAGGCACTGGCTCTCTTGGCCAGGGACTGGCCGTGGCGGCCGGTATGGCGTATGTTGGGAAGTACTTCGACCAGACATCATACAG GGTGTACTGTTTGGTGGGAGACGGTGAGGCTGCTGAGGGCAGTGTGTGGGAGGCGCTGCACTTCGCCAGCCACTACAAACTAGACAACTTAGTTGTGATCTTTGATGTCAACCGTCTTGGACAATCTGAGCCCACTTCACTACAACACCAG ATGGACGTCTACGACGCACGACTAAAAGCCTTCGGATTACACTCACTGGTAGTCGACGGACACGACGTCAGCGAACTCATCAAAGCCTTCGACGAAGCCGCCACGATCTCCGGCAAGCCGACCGCCATAGTCGCCAAGACCTTCAAGGGCAAGGGCTTCCCCGGTATCGAGGACAAGGACAACTGGCATGGCAAGGCGCTGGGCGCAGAAGGAGAGAAGATCATCAAG CACCTGCAGGCGCAGATAAAGAACCCGGGCTGGAAGCCGCAAGTGAGCGCGCCGCAGTGCGAGGCGCCGCGCGTGCACGTGCGCGACATCACGCTGTCGGCGCCGCCCGCGTACGAGCGCGGCGCGCGCGTCGCCACGCGTCTCGCCTACGGAAACGCGCTGCGCAAGATCGCCGACACCAACCTTCG GGTGATAGCGCTAGACGGCGACACCAAGAACTCGACGTTCAGCGACAAGCTGCGTAATGCATACCCGGAGCGCTACGTGGAGTGCTTCATCGCGGAGCAGACGCTGGTGGGCGTGGCCACGGGCGCGGCGTGTCGCTCGCGCGCCGTCGTGTTCGCGTCCACCTTCGCCGCCTTCTTCACGCGCACGTTCGACCAG ATCCGCATGGGTGCTATCAGTCAGAGCAACATCAACTTGGTGGGGTCTCACTGTGGTGTCAGCATCGGAGAGGATGGACCCTCGCAGATGGGGCTCGAGGATCTCGCCATGTTCAGAGCTGTACCCACCGCCACAATCTTCTACCCCTC GGACGCCGTGTCGACGGAGCGCGCGGTGGAGCTGGCCGCCAACACGAGCGGGATCTGCTACATCCGCACGTCACGGCCCGAGACTGACATCCTGTACACCGCCGGGACCACCTTCAAG GTGGGCGAGGCGAAGGTGGTGCGTGAGAGCCCGGCCGACAAGGTGCTGCTGGTGGGCGCCGGAGTCACCCTGCACGAGGCGCTGGCCGCCGCCGACCTGCTGCAGAAGGAAG GCATAGCGGCTCGAGTACTGGACCCGTTCACTATCAAGCCTCTGGACGAGGAAGCGATCCGTAAACATACGAAAGCTGTCGGCGGCAGGATTGTGGTTGTCGAGGACCACTATCAAGCCG GCGGGCTGGGCGAGGCCGTGCTGTCGGCGCTGAGCGAGGCGCGCGCGGCGCTGCGCCACCTGTGCGTGCGCGCCGTGCCGCGCTCGGGCGCGCCCGCGCAGCTGCTGCACGCGCACGGCCTGTCCGCGCCGCACGTCGCCGACGCCGCGCGCCTGCTGCTGCAGCACTAG
- the LOC126776329 gene encoding uncharacterized protein LOC126776329 isoform X2 has translation MSQMLPEAGEVMRRAACGEASAPLASSENKELLRQQLLSVSKERNIDRSEPPKVKHTRSRQKNRWKLKFHHQALPQEYLDHYEQSLQKANSKKKSPEKPKDPNVESNFTNETFKIWAQRLAGVQKETGTLTVPQASVLNMTARNKEEKKKKTPAITPSKIMTYDDLPYMGEMTLNNSKPRRGRKPKKADICHLIYENYGTVVPGQPPPQERLNQGNVCPAFRNTNTPHNTSKTDLQNKIISSLLERKLSQEQKRRLENPSPPRFCSPDEPMPEAPITTAGPLHSDDEPLNLCIRDLHDLKLQIQKKFGNIYTTPEVKAEIEDSLEQESLKSEQPNAISVIQRNTNVPPTASSSPDLSRQSRNISPTLSEPVQSTVNPDDDKFPGYIYWPNAGIYMHPLALQTQLLYYQRLAASGQLPFSPEDRDKVSTPGSESTTTDASPEESKNKLVLKQISELLDPKVIKQVEERKSPELAKKRASPKLVQGPVKRKRSAIFIPPMPAKNSTTTPTTEVSICKFKFTGGSKPSLQEKKMLSVDSGGNFRYYSGTGNKGNKGYEYLQKDSNQGRNTESVASISTVPKSDPQNNVALKEDLNKKKRKSRKTLQREKLEQTFKEKGFLIQTQQLQSAEGATYCKFRQLRKFTRYLFRSWKDYLPGELDERTNEPTVEQPPASEAAVGEWT, from the exons ATGTCGCAAATGCTACCCGAAGCCGGAG AAGTGATGCGGCGCGCGGCGTGCGGCGAAGCGAGCGCCCCCCTCGC ATCATCGGAAAATAAGGAACTTCTTCGTCAACAACTCCTCTCGGTCAGTAAGGAGCGGAACATTGATAGATCCGAACCTCCGAAAGTGAAGCACACGAGAAGCAGGCAGAAAAACCGGTGGAAGTTAAAATTTCACCATCAAGCGCTGCCCCAGGAATATTTGGACCACTACGAGCAGAGCCTGCAGAAGGCGAACAGTAAGAAGAAAAGCCCGGAAAAACCAAAAGACCCGAACGTTGAGAGTAATTTCACTAATGAGACTTTCAAAATTTGGGCGCAGAGATTAGCCGGAGTGCAGAAAGAGACTGGAACGCTGACCGTGCCTCAAGCGTCTGTTTTAAATATGACAGCTAGAAATAAGGAAGAGAAGAAAAAGAAGACTCCTGCTATCACACCCAGCAAAATCATGACATACGACGACCTACCATACATGGGGGAGATGACGTTAAATAACTCTAAGCCACGCCGCGGTCGGAAACCGAAGAAGGCCGATATTTGTCATTTAATCTACGAGAACTATGGAACGGTTGTACCAGGTCAGCCGCCCCCTCAAGAGCGACTGAACCAAGGGAACGTCTGCCCGGCTTTTAGAAATACAAACACACCACACAACACTTCAAAGACagatttacaaaacaaaataatttcaagcCTTCTAGAAAGAAAACTGTCCCAAGAACAAAAACGACGACTAGAGAATCCTTCGCCCCCACGATTCTGTAGTCCCGACGAACCAATGCCGGAAGCGCCGATCACAACCGCCGGCCCGCTGCATAGCGACGACGAACCTCTCAACTTATGTATAAGAGATCTACATGATTTAAAGTTGCAAATTcaaaagaaatttggcaacatTTACACTACACCCGAAGTTAAAGCTGAAATTGAAGACAGTTTAGAACAGGAAAGCTTAAAAAGTGAGCAACCTAATGCTATCTCCGTCATACAGCGGAATACAAACGTACCTCCGACGGCTAGCAGTTCTCCCGATCTCTCTCGGCAATCGAGAAACATATCCCCGACTTTATCTGAACCGGTGCAGTCTACTGTCAATCCAGACGATGATAAATTTCCAGGCTACATATATTGGCCAAATGCAGGTATATACATGCACCCTTTAGCGTTACAGACCCAACTGTTGTACTATCAAAGGCTAGCAGCTTCTGGGCAGCTCCCGTTTTCTCCGGAAGATCGCGATAAAGTGTCAACGCCGGGTAGTGAAAGCACAACCACAGATGCGTCGCCAGAAGAGAGTAAGAACAAATTAGTGCTAAAACAAATTTCGGAACTTCTGGACCCTAAGGTAATAAAACAAGTAGAGGAAAGAAAGAGTCCAGAACTCGCGAAGAAGAGAGCATCACCCAAACTCGTCCAAGGACCGGTTAAGAGAAAACGATCAGCAATATTTATTCCTCCAATGCCGGCTAAAAATAGCACCACAACCCCGACCACAGAAGTGAGCATTTGTAAATTCAAATTCACCGGCGGTTCTAAGCCATCCTTACAAGAGAAGAAGATGTTATCAGTGGACTCCGGAGGAAACTTTAGGTATTACAGTGGGACGGGCAATAAAGGCAACAAAGGTTATGAGTACTTACAAAAAGACTCGAACCAAGGCAGAAATACCGAATCCGTAGCGTCGATATCAACAGTTCCCAAATCCGATCCTCAAAATAATGTCGCGCTCAAAGAGGacttgaacaaaaaaaaaaggaaatcaaGGAAGACGTTGCAGAGGGAGAAATTGGAACAAACATTTAAAGAAAAGGGCTTTTTGATACAAACCCAGCAATTGCAGTCGGCGGAGGGCGCTACGTATTGCAAGTTTAGACAATTAAGGAAGTTTACGAGATATCTATTTAGGAGTTGGAAGGACTACTTGCCGGGTGAATTAGACGAAAGAACAAACGAGCCGACAGTCGAGCAGCCGCCTGCGAGCGAGGCCGCGGTCGGAGAGTGGACTTAG
- the LOC126776329 gene encoding uncharacterized protein LOC126776329 isoform X1, which translates to MCGIRARFGGIVLKQVMRRAACGEASAPLASSENKELLRQQLLSVSKERNIDRSEPPKVKHTRSRQKNRWKLKFHHQALPQEYLDHYEQSLQKANSKKKSPEKPKDPNVESNFTNETFKIWAQRLAGVQKETGTLTVPQASVLNMTARNKEEKKKKTPAITPSKIMTYDDLPYMGEMTLNNSKPRRGRKPKKADICHLIYENYGTVVPGQPPPQERLNQGNVCPAFRNTNTPHNTSKTDLQNKIISSLLERKLSQEQKRRLENPSPPRFCSPDEPMPEAPITTAGPLHSDDEPLNLCIRDLHDLKLQIQKKFGNIYTTPEVKAEIEDSLEQESLKSEQPNAISVIQRNTNVPPTASSSPDLSRQSRNISPTLSEPVQSTVNPDDDKFPGYIYWPNAGIYMHPLALQTQLLYYQRLAASGQLPFSPEDRDKVSTPGSESTTTDASPEESKNKLVLKQISELLDPKVIKQVEERKSPELAKKRASPKLVQGPVKRKRSAIFIPPMPAKNSTTTPTTEVSICKFKFTGGSKPSLQEKKMLSVDSGGNFRYYSGTGNKGNKGYEYLQKDSNQGRNTESVASISTVPKSDPQNNVALKEDLNKKKRKSRKTLQREKLEQTFKEKGFLIQTQQLQSAEGATYCKFRQLRKFTRYLFRSWKDYLPGELDERTNEPTVEQPPASEAAVGEWT; encoded by the exons AAGTGATGCGGCGCGCGGCGTGCGGCGAAGCGAGCGCCCCCCTCGC ATCATCGGAAAATAAGGAACTTCTTCGTCAACAACTCCTCTCGGTCAGTAAGGAGCGGAACATTGATAGATCCGAACCTCCGAAAGTGAAGCACACGAGAAGCAGGCAGAAAAACCGGTGGAAGTTAAAATTTCACCATCAAGCGCTGCCCCAGGAATATTTGGACCACTACGAGCAGAGCCTGCAGAAGGCGAACAGTAAGAAGAAAAGCCCGGAAAAACCAAAAGACCCGAACGTTGAGAGTAATTTCACTAATGAGACTTTCAAAATTTGGGCGCAGAGATTAGCCGGAGTGCAGAAAGAGACTGGAACGCTGACCGTGCCTCAAGCGTCTGTTTTAAATATGACAGCTAGAAATAAGGAAGAGAAGAAAAAGAAGACTCCTGCTATCACACCCAGCAAAATCATGACATACGACGACCTACCATACATGGGGGAGATGACGTTAAATAACTCTAAGCCACGCCGCGGTCGGAAACCGAAGAAGGCCGATATTTGTCATTTAATCTACGAGAACTATGGAACGGTTGTACCAGGTCAGCCGCCCCCTCAAGAGCGACTGAACCAAGGGAACGTCTGCCCGGCTTTTAGAAATACAAACACACCACACAACACTTCAAAGACagatttacaaaacaaaataatttcaagcCTTCTAGAAAGAAAACTGTCCCAAGAACAAAAACGACGACTAGAGAATCCTTCGCCCCCACGATTCTGTAGTCCCGACGAACCAATGCCGGAAGCGCCGATCACAACCGCCGGCCCGCTGCATAGCGACGACGAACCTCTCAACTTATGTATAAGAGATCTACATGATTTAAAGTTGCAAATTcaaaagaaatttggcaacatTTACACTACACCCGAAGTTAAAGCTGAAATTGAAGACAGTTTAGAACAGGAAAGCTTAAAAAGTGAGCAACCTAATGCTATCTCCGTCATACAGCGGAATACAAACGTACCTCCGACGGCTAGCAGTTCTCCCGATCTCTCTCGGCAATCGAGAAACATATCCCCGACTTTATCTGAACCGGTGCAGTCTACTGTCAATCCAGACGATGATAAATTTCCAGGCTACATATATTGGCCAAATGCAGGTATATACATGCACCCTTTAGCGTTACAGACCCAACTGTTGTACTATCAAAGGCTAGCAGCTTCTGGGCAGCTCCCGTTTTCTCCGGAAGATCGCGATAAAGTGTCAACGCCGGGTAGTGAAAGCACAACCACAGATGCGTCGCCAGAAGAGAGTAAGAACAAATTAGTGCTAAAACAAATTTCGGAACTTCTGGACCCTAAGGTAATAAAACAAGTAGAGGAAAGAAAGAGTCCAGAACTCGCGAAGAAGAGAGCATCACCCAAACTCGTCCAAGGACCGGTTAAGAGAAAACGATCAGCAATATTTATTCCTCCAATGCCGGCTAAAAATAGCACCACAACCCCGACCACAGAAGTGAGCATTTGTAAATTCAAATTCACCGGCGGTTCTAAGCCATCCTTACAAGAGAAGAAGATGTTATCAGTGGACTCCGGAGGAAACTTTAGGTATTACAGTGGGACGGGCAATAAAGGCAACAAAGGTTATGAGTACTTACAAAAAGACTCGAACCAAGGCAGAAATACCGAATCCGTAGCGTCGATATCAACAGTTCCCAAATCCGATCCTCAAAATAATGTCGCGCTCAAAGAGGacttgaacaaaaaaaaaaggaaatcaaGGAAGACGTTGCAGAGGGAGAAATTGGAACAAACATTTAAAGAAAAGGGCTTTTTGATACAAACCCAGCAATTGCAGTCGGCGGAGGGCGCTACGTATTGCAAGTTTAGACAATTAAGGAAGTTTACGAGATATCTATTTAGGAGTTGGAAGGACTACTTGCCGGGTGAATTAGACGAAAGAACAAACGAGCCGACAGTCGAGCAGCCGCCTGCGAGCGAGGCCGCGGTCGGAGAGTGGACTTAG